The DNA sequence ACCCGGGTCCGGAGTCGTCGCAGGCTCGGGCGGGGTGACGGGCGGATCGTCGGGCGTCAGACGCTCGGGGACCTCCTCGGGCGTCAGACGCTCCGGCGGGTCCTGGGGGACGGTATCCATGACCGCGGGTTACCCCGCGGCCCCTGCGAACAACCTGTCAGTTCTTGACGAGCGTGAACTGGGCGACCTCGCTGATGCCCCGCTCGAAGAAGTCCGCGCAGCCCACCAGATAGCGCATATAACGGTCGTAGACCTCGACCGACGTCACCGCGATCGCCTCGTCGCGGTGCGCTTCCAGCGCCGTCGCCCACGTGTTCAGGGTCCGCACATAGTGCGGCGTCAGGTAGTCGGTCTCCTCGACGGTGAACCCCGCACGCTTGGAGTAGTCGATGACGTCCTCGTCGCAGGGCACCGCCCCGCCGGGGAAGATCTCCTTGGCGATGAACCGCATGAACTTCAGGTCGCTCATCACGATCGGGATGCCCATCTCGGGCCAGCGCTTGAGCGGATGACCCATGATGGTCTGCAGCACCATCCGGCCGTCGGCGGGCATCACCCGGTCGCACGTCGCGAAGAACGCCTCGTAGCGTTCCTTGGGGAACGCCTCGAACGCCTCGATGCTGACGATCCGGTCGACCGGCTCCTCGAATTCCTCCCAGCCCTTGAGCAGGATCCGGCGAGACCGTTCGGTGTCCAGCCCGTCGAGCATCTCCTGGCCGAGCGAGCGCTGGTTGCGGCTCAGCGTCAGCCCGACGACGTCGACGTCGTAACGCTGCACGGCACGCTTCATCATCGAACCCCAGCCGCAGCCGACGTCGAGCAACGTCATCCCCGGTTTCAGGTCGAGCTTGCCCAGCGCCAGATCGATCTTGGCCAGCTGAGCTTCCTCGAGCGACATGTCATCGCGCTCGTAGAACGCGGAACTGTAGGTGCGCGACGGATCCTGGAACAGTCCGAAGAACTCGTTGGACAGGTCATAGTGGGCCTGAACATCGTCGAAGTTCGGTTCCAGCTTCGTCGAGCCCCCCGACCCGTTGTCCGCCATCAAACGCTCCTTCTCATGCCGTGGCGGCGAGCGCCGGGCTGTGTCAGCCCTTCTCCAACGTGAACTGACATACGTCGGTGTATCCGTCGCGGAACAGGTCCGCGCAGCCCTTCAGATACTTCAGGAACCGCTCGTAGATCTCGTCGTTGGTGATCGCGATCGCCTCGTCTTTTTTCGCTTCGAGGTTAGCCGCCCATGTGTCCAGAGTCTTCACGTAGTGGGGCTGAAGGTGCTGTCGGCGCGTCACGGTGTAGCCCGCCTTGGTGGCGCTCTGCTCGACCTGCGCCGCCAGTGGCAAACGGCCACCGGGATAGATCTCATCCATGATGAACTTGATGAACCTGACGTTGGACATCGTCAGGGGCAGATTCTTGCCTTTGATCTCCTCATCACTGGGAATGATGATCGTGTGCAGCAACTGCACGCCGTCATCGGGCATGAGGTTGAAGGTCTTCTTGAAATAATCGTCGTATTTGTTGAATCCGAAGTGCTCGAAGGCGCCGATCGACACCACACGGTCGACGGGCTCGTCAAAATCCTCCCACGGCTGCAGGCGCACCTCCATGCTGCGGGTGGTGTCGATGTTCGGGAACCGGTTCTGCTCGATGTGCTGCTTCTGGTTCTCCGACAGCGTCAGGCCGATGACGTTCACGTCGTACTTCTCCACCGCGCGCTGGATGGTCGAACCCCAGCCGCAGCCGATGTCGACCAGCGTCATGCCCGGCTCCAGGCCCAGCTTGCCCAGCGACAGGTCCACCTTGGCCTGCTGCGCCTCCTCCAGCGTCATGTCATCGCGCTCGAAATAGGCGCAGCTGTAGGTCTGGGACGGGTCCTGCCACAGCTTGAAGAAGTCATTGGAAATGTCGTAGTGGAACTGGACTTCCTTCTTGTCCGATCCACGGGTCTGCGAGGCAGACTTGGACAGCCACTTGGACTCGGCGCTAGGTGTTTCGGGCACAGCAAATCCTGTCGTCGATGATGGTGGGTGCTGGGTTCCCGGCGCCACCAGCGGTCAAACGTACCGCACTAAGCTGGTCAAGCCCGGTAGCGGGGCCGACCTTTTTCCCTCGCTCTTTCTTGCCGGATTCCCTGCCCGCGAACGCGCATCCCCGGTAGCTGCCCGGCGCGGATGACGACTGTCAGAGCACCCCCGCGGCGGCACCTAGCTCAGCCCCCGCAACGTCGCCAGCGCACCGTCCACGTCGGCGTCGGTGGTGGCCCACGAGCAGACGAAGCGCACCACGGGCTCGCCCAGATCGGGCTGGTGCACCGCATAGGTGTCGCCGAACTGGCGATGCAGGTCGGGGTCCATCGCCACGAACACCTCGTTGGCCTCGACCGGGGACGCCAGCCGTAGCCCCAGCGCCGTCATTCCCTCGCTGAGCCTGGCGGCCATCGCGTTGGCGTGCGCGGCGGTGGACAGCCACAGGTCGTCGGCGAACATGGCCTCGAACTGGGCCGCGACGTAGCGCTGCTTGCTGGCCAGATGCCCGATCTGCTTCTGCACGAAGTGGATTCCGTCGAACAGCTCCGGACGGCGGACCAGGACCGCGTCGCCGAACATCATGCCGTTCTTGGTGCCGCCGACCGAGACGATGTCCGCGTCACCGATCGCCTGGGCAGGGTTGCCCCCCAGCGCGGCGACGGCGTTGCCGATCCGCGCCCCGTCGACGTGCACCAGCAGGCCCAGGCCGTGCGCCCGGTCGACGAACTCGGCGATCGCCGCCGCGCTCCACACCCGCCCGCTCTCGGTCGACTGCGTGATCGACACGATGCGTGGCTGTGAATGGTGCACCGCAGTGCGGCCGAGGACGCGGCGGGCGAGAACCTGTGGGTCGATCAGGCCGTCATCGCTCGGCAGCCGGGTCAGCTGCGCGCCGGACAGCCGCACCGGTCCGCCGGCCTCGTCGACCAGCACGTGGGCCACGTCGCTGCAGAAAATCTCCTGCCACGGCCTGGTCGCGGCCGACAGCGCGATGATGTTGGCTGCGGTGCCGGTGAACGTGAACAGCACCTCGGCGTCGGGGCAGTCGAACGCGCTGCGCACCGCGTCGGCGGCAAGTTCGGTCACCGGGTCGGCGCCGTAGGAGCCCATCGGGCCGTCGTTGACCCGCTGCAGCGCCGCCAGCACGTTCGGGTGCGCCGGCGCGGCGTTGTCGGAGGCGAAGGCAGCGGACACGGACACGTCCGCCATGATCGCACTCGTGCTCCGCGGCATCCGGGGGCTCCACGAGCTCCGGGGGCTCCGCGGGCACCCCGGGCGCCGCGGGCGCCGCGGCCTCTGGGGGCTCCACGAGCGCCGCGAGCTCCGCGGCCTCCGCGGCTCCGCGAGCGAGGACACAGGGTCGTGTACACGGGACAGATCGCGACCCGGAATTCTATTTCGCGGGGCGGTGGGCGATCCAGGCGAAGAACTCGTCGGCGCAGAACACCGGCTTGCCGTACTCCTGCGCCTTGCGCGCCTTGCCCGACTGCGTGCCCGCCTCCGCGGTCACCAGCACATCGCAGCGCGTCTTCGACACCGACTTGACCGGGGTGAGCCCCACCGATCGGGCCAGATCCTCCATCTCCCAGCGCTCCACGACGCGTC is a window from the Mycolicibacterium poriferae genome containing:
- a CDS encoding cyclopropane mycolic acid synthase family methyltransferase — its product is MPETPSAESKWLSKSASQTRGSDKKEVQFHYDISNDFFKLWQDPSQTYSCAYFERDDMTLEEAQQAKVDLSLGKLGLEPGMTLVDIGCGWGSTIQRAVEKYDVNVIGLTLSENQKQHIEQNRFPNIDTTRSMEVRLQPWEDFDEPVDRVVSIGAFEHFGFNKYDDYFKKTFNLMPDDGVQLLHTIIIPSDEEIKGKNLPLTMSNVRFIKFIMDEIYPGGRLPLAAQVEQSATKAGYTVTRRQHLQPHYVKTLDTWAANLEAKKDEAIAITNDEIYERFLKYLKGCADLFRDGYTDVCQFTLEKG
- a CDS encoding cyclopropane mycolic acid synthase family methyltransferase, producing MADNGSGGSTKLEPNFDDVQAHYDLSNEFFGLFQDPSRTYSSAFYERDDMSLEEAQLAKIDLALGKLDLKPGMTLLDVGCGWGSMMKRAVQRYDVDVVGLTLSRNQRSLGQEMLDGLDTERSRRILLKGWEEFEEPVDRIVSIEAFEAFPKERYEAFFATCDRVMPADGRMVLQTIMGHPLKRWPEMGIPIVMSDLKFMRFIAKEIFPGGAVPCDEDVIDYSKRAGFTVEETDYLTPHYVRTLNTWATALEAHRDEAIAVTSVEVYDRYMRYLVGCADFFERGISEVAQFTLVKN
- a CDS encoding threonine aldolase family protein; this translates as MADVSVSAAFASDNAAPAHPNVLAALQRVNDGPMGSYGADPVTELAADAVRSAFDCPDAEVLFTFTGTAANIIALSAATRPWQEIFCSDVAHVLVDEAGGPVRLSGAQLTRLPSDDGLIDPQVLARRVLGRTAVHHSQPRIVSITQSTESGRVWSAAAIAEFVDRAHGLGLLVHVDGARIGNAVAALGGNPAQAIGDADIVSVGGTKNGMMFGDAVLVRRPELFDGIHFVQKQIGHLASKQRYVAAQFEAMFADDLWLSTAAHANAMAARLSEGMTALGLRLASPVEANEVFVAMDPDLHRQFGDTYAVHQPDLGEPVVRFVCSWATTDADVDGALATLRGLS